Proteins encoded together in one Impatiens glandulifera chromosome 1, dImpGla2.1, whole genome shotgun sequence window:
- the LOC124929669 gene encoding probably inactive leucine-rich repeat receptor-like protein kinase At5g48380 gives MYPILPSFLLNSIAHPHLFTAKRSPFSYNNDTIQEQQACTFLLLNNQLGYGTQSDIDCLRSIKASLEDPLSILASWDFQNMTDEGFICKFIGIDCWHANENRVLNIRLSEMELKGEFPRGLANCTALTGLDLSSNKIYGHIPYDISTILSFVTSLDLSFNNFSGSIPESLGNCLFLNNLNLSNNGLSGQIPSQLGSLSRMRNFCLANNFLSGRVPNITSATRKSYENNSGLCGVPLQRCRLTPSKSVKVGI, from the coding sequence ATGTATCCtatccttccttccttcctacTTAACTCAATTGCCCATCCTCATCTTTTCACAGCTAAAAGATCTCCATTTTCATACAACAATGATACTATTCAAGAACAGCAGGCTTGCACCTTCTTGCTTCTCAATAACCAGCTTGGATATGGAACTCAGAGTGATATAGACTGTTTGAGAAGTATAAAAGCTTCATTGGAAGATCCCTTAAGTATCTTAGCCTCATGGGATTTCCAAAACATGACTGATGAAGGATTCATATGCAAGTTTATTGGGATTGATTGTTGGCATGCAAACGAGAACAGGGTCTTAAACATTCGCCTTTCCGAAATGGAACTTAAGGGCGAGTTTCCTCGAGGTCTTGCAAATTGCACAGCACTAACCGGCCTTGATCTCTCGAGTAATAAGATTTATGGTCATATCCCTTATGATATTTCGACAATACTTAGCTTTGTCACAAGCCTTGACCTCTCTTTCAACAATTTCAGCGGTTCTATTCCAGAGAGTCTTGGGAATTGTTTATTCCTCAACAATCTAAACCTTAGTAACAACGGATTGTCTGGACAAATTCCTTCACAACTTGGCTCTTTGAGTAGAATGAGAAATTTTTGTTTGGCGAATAATTTCTTGAGTGGTCGTGTCCCAAATATAACAAGCGCAACCCGCAAGAGTTATGAGAATAATAGTGGGCTTTGTGGTGTTCCTTTACAACGTTGTCGTCTGACTCCTTCGAAAAGTGTAAAAGTTGGAATTTAG